DNA sequence from the Brachybacterium avium genome:
AGGCGTAGACGACCAGCAGCATCGGGATGCCGCGGAAGAACTCGATCCAGGTCACGGCGACGGAGCGCAGCAGCAGGAAGCGCGACAGCCGCGCCAGCGCCAGCAGCAGCCCGAAGGGGAAGGCGATGACGGCCGCGAGCGCGGTGACCTTCAGCGTCCCCCAGAGCCCGTGGCCCAGGAACGCGAGGTAGTCCGCGCGCAGGTAGACGACCCACTTGTTCGGATCCAGCTGGCCGTTGGCGTGGAACTGCCACAGCGCCCCGGCCAGCAGCGCGGCGATCAGGACCACGCTGAGGATCGACAGCAGCAGGATGCGGCGCCGCCCCTTGGGGCCGGGCGCGTCGAAGAGGACCTGGGTGGCGGTGGACGAACCAGCGGTCGCGCTCATGCCTGTGCCCCCGCCGTGACGTCCAGCGCGGCGCGACCGCTCGAGCGGTCCTTGCCGCCCGGGGCGACGGCCCGCTCGATGACCCCGCCGAGCGCGGCCCCGCCGAGGGAGAGGAGCAGATAGACGGCGCCGGCGATCATGAACATCAGCACCGCCTGGGCGTAGCGGATGTTGAGGGTCTGGGTGACCCAGGTGACCTCCTGCACCGCGATGGCCGAGCACAGCGCAGAGCCGATCACGGTGCCGATGAACACGTTCACCAGCGGCTGGACCATGCTGCGGAAGGCCTGCGGGAGCACCACGAAGCGCAGCGTCCCGAAGAAGCCGAGGCCGATCGAGCGGGCGGCCTCGGCGTGCCCGACCGGGACCGTGTTGATGCCCGAGCGGACGTTCTCGCAGACGAACGCGGCCGAAGAGAGGGTCAGCCCCAGCACCCCGCACCAGAAGTAGGGCAGCAGAAGGCCGACGTCGGGCAGGCCGAAGGCGATCAGGATCAGCAGGCTCAGCAGCGGAATGTTGCGGAAGATCTCGACGTACACCGTGGCGGCACCGCGCAGCGGCGGAATCGGGCTCACCCTCGCCACCGCCAGGACGGTGCCCAGGATCAGCGCGAACGCGTAGCCGAGCACGGTCAGCGCGATCGTGGTCCCGATGCCCTGCGCCAGCAGGGGGAGGTTCTCGCGGATGGCGTCCATCAGGTGCCTCTCGGTGCGGTCGGCGGTGGCCGACGGGGAGCGCGCAGCCGCCCGCTCCCCGTCGGCGTCGGTCGCGTGCTGGGGATCAGACGGGCAGGTCGCCGGGCACGGGCGGTTCGGGGGCCTCGCCGTCGATGACCTCGCCGACGGTGGCGGTCCACAGCGACTCCCAGGAGCCGGAGTCGATGATCTCCTGCAGGAAGGTGTTGCAGAAGTCGAGGGCGTCCTCGTTCTCCTGCGACAGACCGATGCCGTAGGGGTCGTCGACGAAGGGCTCGCCGACCACGACCACGTCGGGATCCGCCGCGGAGTTGCCCAGCAGCACGCCCTGGTCCAGGACGTACGCATCGGCACGGCCCTGCTTCAGCGCGGCCACGCAGGACTCGTTGTCGGGGAGGGTCTGCACGTCAGCGGGGTCGGTGACGTTCTCCTCGATAGCCTGGATACCGGTGGAATTCGCCTGGGTGACCAGCTTCAGCCCGGTGAGGTCCTCGGGGCCGGAGATGGTGTCCTTGTCCTCGGCGCGCACCTGGATCGAGGTGCCCGAGAG
Encoded proteins:
- a CDS encoding amino acid ABC transporter permease, whose product is MDAIRENLPLLAQGIGTTIALTVLGYAFALILGTVLAVARVSPIPPLRGAATVYVEIFRNIPLLSLLILIAFGLPDVGLLLPYFWCGVLGLTLSSAAFVCENVRSGINTVPVGHAEAARSIGLGFFGTLRFVVLPQAFRSMVQPLVNVFIGTVIGSALCSAIAVQEVTWVTQTLNIRYAQAVLMFMIAGAVYLLLSLGGAALGGVIERAVAPGGKDRSSGRAALDVTAGAQA